The following coding sequences lie in one Onychomys torridus chromosome X, mOncTor1.1, whole genome shotgun sequence genomic window:
- the LOC118573739 gene encoding FANCD2 opposite strand protein-like, translating into MERYQLWSPWTPLDENLRWLRHTTPTLSSKHPFRVSPCFPKSPSDFEVQQCFQEVSIVLDSPLMETGESPEFPGQFPNQETTNKKNGLVRKPQPVRLIGVDSVFGRIITVQPPKWTGTFRVSDTSAFSKIISKEQQWPIGLKEPQIEMTMAMCKQMLRSILLLYATYKKCTFALQHSQ; encoded by the coding sequence ATGGAAAGATACCAGCTCTGGTCACCATGGACCCCACTGGATGAGAACTTGCGATGGCTTCGGCACACAACACCAACCCTTTCCTCCAAACACCCGTTTAGGGTTTCTCCTTGTTTCCCAAAGAGCCCTTCTGACTTTGAAGTACAACAATGCTTTCAGGAAGTCTCTATAGTCTTAGACAGCCCACTGATGGAAACTGGAGAGAGCCCAGAGTTTCCTGGCCAATTTCCAAATCAGGAGACCACCAACAAGAAGAATGGATTGGTTAGGAAGCCCCAGCCCGTCCGCCTCATTGGAGTTGATTCTGTCTTTGGCAGGATTATTACAGTCCAGCCACCCAAGTGGACTGGAACCTTCAGAGTTTCAGACACATCAGCCTTCAGCAAAATTATCAGCAAGGAACAACAGTGGCCCATTGGTCTCAAGGAGCCTCAGATTGAGATGACCATGGCTATGTGTAAACAGATGCTACGCTCGATCCTCCTTCTGTATGCAACATACAAAAAGTGCACCTTTGCCCTGCAACACTCCCAGTAA